AGAAGAGAGTTATTGTTAAGGAGAAAGAGATTGTTATATCTTTAAGTGCtaactctttttcttttatgttttttaagagTTCTATATTGTATTGTGTATTGTTAAATAATacatttagttttgttttatttattaggtataataatatttttcaatttaacctatacataatctctttatatttaggttaactcaaatattttagaataaacAGATTAATGAGaatttcacttttctttctcttttatgtttcattttttttttatgttaatctggattaatttaatatggTATTAGAGTTGATTTTATGGAACAATGTTAATCCCAAACATAGCTTTCGCGgatccaacttttttttattgttagtgATATTTTGTATTCTGTTTCTgtaaaaattagtattttatcTTTCCTGTAGCTTTTGCAATTTGATATTTGTGTacattttatgcaattttttgTTGAGTTTTAGAGTAATATATAACttcgagaagatatttgtttagtttttgcgATATTTGTTTATTTCTGCAATCTAgtactttgttttttcattgattttgcattctagttcttttttgtttgttaattatggCTACCAAAAGATATGATTTGCTTTAGTTTGTGAGTGTGAAGTTGGATGGAAAGACTTATTCATACtggagttatgtaatgagaaattttctTAAAGGTAATAAGATGTGGGGATATACGATACCATAAGTGGAACTTATGTGATATCCAAGAATACTGAGGAGGAGgtcgttattttaatatatacatgagaattaaacaatgcaaAGATTATTACTTGGAGCAACAATCCTGTTGATTATTCCATAGGTACGTAGTTGGTGAAATATGAGACAACAAATGAGGTTTGAGATTATCTGCAAAGGTTTATTCAcacaattaaattttgaatataagtattcaagagttttattctgctatgacatATCTTTGGGATTAATTAGCTCTTACATAATTggcagaattaaaggcatgtggtgcctatatttaGCGTAGAGAGCAACAACAATTTGTATAGTTTTTAACAATACTTCACAGTGATTTTaaaggacttagaggttcaattctgcatcgttaTCCACTGCCTTATATTGACTTTGTTGTTAATGAGTTATTGCTTGAAGAAATACGTCTtaagtcttattctgaaaagaTAATTCTTTCTGCTTTGAATCCTTCTATACTAGCAGTACCCTTTAagtcattctctaatcatcaaaATAAGCTTTACATGAGagttggcttcgatgagtgcaatttctataagcaaaaaaaaaggtcattggaaggccTAGTGTCCCAAGTtgaaacaacaaaatcaagctTGAAAGTATAATAAaccagtcacaatctaatgctcatagaccaaCTTATAGTTATAAACCGCCACACCATAATATTGCAATGGTAACTTCATCAGGTCCTATCACCTATCTTAGTACTCTAGCTAAGCAattttcagaagtttctcttcTTATAGCCATAAGCAATGTTTgattcttcttccataggtcagttgcctcatagttcctcaggtattTCATATTCTGAATGGGTCTTAGATTCTAGTGCTTCacatcatatgtctccagattctTCATATTTTACCTTTGTGTCCCTTTCGCCCTTCATTCATGTTATAACTGATGATGACACTATCATGCCCTTAATAGGTGTTGGTTCTGTTAACACACCTCACTTGTTtttccctaatgtttatcttatttcgaaactcaaattgaatcttgtttTAGTTGGTCAATTATGCGATTCtagtgattatttagtcatattttcttcttctttttgttgtgtATAGGTACTGTAGTCTTAAAAGCTAATTGGGACAGCTCGTAGGGAGAAtgaactatatattttggatgagttaaaagtgctaGTTGTCGTTGCTGCTGCTATTACTgttaatttgtctttttttttgtttgagtccttcatcttctagtttttatttatagcatTCTCGTCTAGGTCAtgctttatcttcttgtttgagatttttgacATCCATAAGAGCcttagaaaattttgaaaaatgtaTGATATTTCAAATTGTAGTAGATGTTAACTGACAAAATATTTCGctttaccttttaatcgaagtatttatgtttcttcttcaccatttgactTGATTCATTTTGATGTATGAAGACCTTCTATTGTTGCCATAAAagagggtctcgatattatatttcttttattgatgatcatactcgttattgttgggttttttttaatgaaacattGTTCTGAATTATTTCAGATGTTATACCGTCTTTCAAGCTctttttaaaactcaacatcTACTAtaatcaaatgctttaggtgtgatttgggtggAGAATACatctctaataaattttatcagTTGTTTGCCTTAGATGGAACCATTCACCGAACTTCATATATAGATACTTTTGAGCAAAATAGAGTTGTTGCAAAAAAACATAGGCACGTTATCGAAAATACTCGTTCTCTCTTATTCTCTGCTTCTATTCCTAATGAGTTTCAGAGAGAAGTTGTCTTTACTTctgtaagtttgattaatatcaTTACATCATCTTATAGTTCGGGTTTGtatccttttgaaaagttacatGGATGTGTCCCtaattattcctcatttagagtttttaatttttacttgtttttattctttgtcCTTCATCCTCATGTAGAATGTAATAAATTGTCCTCCTGATCTGTTATTTGTGTCCTTTTTGAGTTATGATGAAggtaaaaaaagatatcattattttgattcaataaCTCAAAAACTTTATGTGTTCTCATCATGTTGTCTTTCTCGaacatatacctttctttttctattcctTCCACTACTTATAACCTGACTAGACCTGATTTTATTCATATAGATCCTTTTTCAAAGATTATGATAGTTTATCATCTCAGGTTTCTAGTACCTCAGATACTCATCTCCATGTTCATCCAATTTATACTCATAATTCTACAAGTACCGACACTTTACTCTTcagcacacctgaagctccattctcatctacagctTCTCAAAGCTTTAtatgagattgtggatccacctctatgTCAATCCATACGCATTTATAAGTCCACAAAACTACCATATTTTgcttattcttcatcatttacttcctttttagcttaTAATCATTGTTGATCTAAGCCCTCTTCCAATAAAAAGGCAATTATTGATCCTCTTTGGCAGTGGTCTATGGATGATGAACTTTATGTTTTGCATAAGAAAAATACTTGGGATCTAGTTCCTCTACCTAttggtaagagtgttgttggttgtcgttgggtgtataagatcaagactaattttGATGGGTCTATTAAGCGATACAAAGCTAAGTTGGTTGCAAAAAAGGATATTCATAACAATATCGTATGGATTATGAGAAGTCATTTGCCCCTATTacaaaaatgactactattcatACTCTTATTGTGGTAGCTTCGATTCATCAGTGGCATATCTCTCAACTTAATGTTAAAATGCCTTCtagaatggagatcttcaagaaaaattttataTGGCTCTCCCTTCTGGTGTTTCACATGACTCGggtatgtttgtaagcttaagaaagcattatatggtctcaaacaagcacctcgtGCTTGGTTTGAAAAATTCTTTATTATGATCTCATCTCTTAGATTTGTTTATAATAGTcatgattttgcttttttttattaagtgcactgatgTAGGTCGTATCATTCTATcttcatcaacaatgttttagtttaaatattatagCATGAAGTGTGTTTACTTtgtcaaatcatgtttattctcaATACCATAGTTATTGATTcttttaataagattttattttaaaaaaaatttcattccaCCTTGCAATCAATGCTATTTGAGTACATgtgaatcatttttttcaattcatctaGAGTGATGAGTTATCTCATGATCACTCAAATAAtttcatatagttcatgttatacccaATATCTGCTTGTTTGTTATCCTTGGTTATGATAATGTATAAATCATGATCAAAGCATCACATGtcctatataaaataatttattgatctcAAGTCCAATAATCACTTACACAACTATCAAGTGAGTTTTAATTTCTAGACATAAGTGATCTCTCTATATGAAATTCTTATACGAGTCAGTTTAGTACTGTACATGTCATCTAACAGCTATATACATATTAGTTTTAGGTATTCCTCATACATCAGCTTATgagaacaattattttttttataaaagaaataacacaATATGTATAATTctcaaaaactttaattaaattatattcttaataGAGCATTAACCAGAAACATGTAGCAACAATGCTTTAATCTTATAAGAATCTCGTTATTATAACAAACTTATacttttctttgcaaaatatttttttgtcccAGGtgctttatctttactctaaattcattaattaaatattaaatttattacatttgatgaatattaaagataaataaaggcTTTACTGAAAGAAATATGTTTATATGAACAAAGTAAATTAATATAATGTATAACTAACCGATTATCAACAACGCATATACACTAACAATTTTCACTTGTTAGTGTCATATGATTTTGTGTAGATCTTGACAATATTAtccatgttaaatatttttcatgcattAAATGACTAGTACTTAACATTATTATATATCCcatgttaaataattttcacGCATTGTTAACTCGTACTTAAGAGCTTTAAACATCATGAAAAAATGATTTGGGTTAGTTACACATTGATTTGGATCAGTTACACACTAAGTAGATACAACATGTGTTTGCATAACCAAAACAAGTATGAATACAATCCATACCTTCATGGTTGTTGTATAtgtaataagaaaaagaagttaGTTGAACTCTTTGATGAATAGTAAATGACTCTTGGAGTAGTAAATTGTGTTCTAGATTAGGAATAGAGAGTAGACATCAATTCTAAATAAGAATGTTTTTATAAGAGTGATGAACTCTTGATGATATTACAGTACTTCAGCGAtgactattatattttttaaaattttttgttaaagggagagttctaattaaacaaaatgaaattatatatgagagggagattttatatatatatatatatatatatatatatatatatatatatatatatatatgtgagtAATAActatcttatattaaaaaataatgaaaaaaatatgatatcttTGTGTACATAAAATTAAACCCTAACACAATAATTTAGGGTTTTATGTTAGAGTAATGTCCATACGTAGAACTTATACATACAACTGACGACTTCCTTTTGGTcgttttaacaaataaaattactatataTGTTTGAAAccgagaagaaaacaaaatctatccaacaacGTGCAACACGAGGTCGAGGGACCCATCATCCCCTTATAAAACACAAGCCTTTGTCTTGGACAATGCCTACGTCCAATATCTTAAGACACACCACTCATTCCCTTGCGCTCTCAACCCACACGTTCCACCATGTCTTCTCTTCCTTACCCTTCCAAGCAATCGTCTGCAAGCGATCATAGGCTTAATTATCAGTCAACATCTTTGCGTTATAACCAGGAAATTAAGGCCACACTAGAAGTAAAAACTGTTGTTCCACCGCCAAGCAGTAGGGGAGGAGGAGAAGGTGCAGCCACTGATCATAATGGTGTTTTCTTGACTTGGGAGGATTTGTGGGTGACTGTTTCCAATGGGAAAAAAGGCAGTAAATCAATCCTTCAGGGCTTAACTGGTTATGCTCAGCCTGGAGAGCTTTTGGCTATAATGGGTCCTTCAGGCTGTGGCAAGTCAACACTTCTTGATACATTGGCAGGTAACTAATTAAATAGTACTCAGCTTTTGGAGCATGCACATCACAACATATCTGATCCTCTCTGCTAATGttgatcaaatcttaaaaaacaagcTCCCATACATTATAAGATCACAATAACACTAATCAAGCTGATCTGCATAATCTTTCTTGACAGCTGATTTATGTGTTTCAAATGTTATAGTTTGACTTGAGTTTCTGTTGCAGGGAGACTGGGTTCAAGCACACGACAAACAGGAGACATACTAATCAATGGCCACAAACAAAGGCTGGCTTATGGTACATCGGTAAGGAAAAACagattgaagaaaatgatgaaaacattatgaattttatatcataaactataatatttgaataatcttcgacaaatattttctaaaaggtTTTTTGTTTCATTGATGCATACAGGCTTATGTAACTCAAGATGAAACCTTAATCACAACATTAACAGTCAAAGAAGCTGTGTACTACTCAGCTCAGCTCCAATTGCCGGACTCAATGTCAAGggcagaaaagaaagagagagcagAGGTGACAATAAGAGAAATGGGGCTGCAAGATGCCATGAATACAAGAATTGGAGGGTGGGGATCTAAAGGACTTAGTGGTGGTCAAAAGAGGAGAGTGAGCATTTGCATAGAGATACTAAACACATCCGAAACTTCTCTTTCTTGATGAACCCACAAGTGGGCTTGATAGTGCAGCATCATATTATGTCATGAGCAGAATTGTTAGATTTGACCGCAAGGATGAAAATAGAAGAACTGTAATTGCATCCATTCATCAGCCTAGTGGTGAAGTCTTTCAGCTTTTCGACAGTCTTTGCCTGCTCAGTGCTGGTAAAGTAGTGTATTTTGGCCCAGCTTCTCAAGCAAATGAGGTATTTGAGCATCAAAATTTTGTAGGCTTAGTTGATCTAGTATAGGAATTAACAGCTTGACTAATCCTCAtctatattttgtttcaatataGTTTTTTGCCTTAAATGGCTTTCCTTGCCCGACTCTCCAGAACCCATCCGATCACTTCCTGAAAACCATAAACAAAGATTTCGAAACGGTATGTTGTCTTATCCAAGGTCTGGCTTTACGGTATCTTTGGTTAATTAGTATACAAGGATAGAAGAGACGGAGACAATTAAGTATTGATTGGTTGAACACCAATGTAGACAATGGTGGCTTAAAGATTCATCTTAAAATGTTCATAAAAATTCTGATTATGTTCTTCACAGGATCCTGAACAAGGTTTAGAAGATGAAATTACCGCAGAGGTAGCGATTAATACTCTTACAAAGGCGTATAAATCATCAGACCATTATCAACAGGTTAAAAGACTAGTCACAGAAATATGTGAAAAGGTATACTCTAATTCCCTCCCAATTTTCTAAGTGATAAATTCTTGATATTACAGTCATTGAAAGGGATGATTAACAGTCAGATGGATACAGGATTGTGGGACATTAGAGGAAAGAAGCCATTCTAGCTTCCTTACTCAGTGTCTTGTGCTTACAAGAAGATCTTTCGTAAACATGTATCGAGATCTTGGGTACTATTGGTTGCGGGTCGCCATCTATGTCTCATTAGCATTAGGCCTTGCCACTTTGTTTTACAACCTTGGATCTGATAATGATTCAATTCAGGTATGACATTAACATACAACTCAACCGgccttgatttgattttattaactaCAACTTAATTAACATGGAGCCTAAAAAATCGATATGGTTTCAGGATAGAGGTTCTCTGCTAATGTTCATAGCTTCTTTCTTGACGTTCATGACAATCGGAGGATTCCCTTCTTTTGTGGAAGATATGAAGGTATAGACATAAATCAgtgcaaatatatttttgttccaAATTGTATGtttatttctaaatgtttttctcctcttgaaTCCAGGTATTTGAAAGAGAAAGGTTAAATGGGCACTATGGTGCCACTGCTTTTGTTTTTGGCAACACATTCTCTGCCTTTCCATACCTGTTGCTGATATCAGTAATTCCTGGAGCAATAACTTATTACCTTCCTGGACTTCACAAGGGATATGAACActtcatatattttgttttagtattgTTTGCTTGCATGATGTTGGTGGAGAGCTTAATGATGACAGTTGCCAGTATGGTGCCAAATTTTCTGATGGGAATAATAACAGGAGCTGGGATTCAAGCTTTCATGGTTCTAAGTGGAGGGTTCTTTAGATTGCCAAATGATCTCCCTCAGCCATTCTGGAAGTATCCCATGTACTACATTGCCTTCCATAAGTATGCCTACCAAGGAATGTTCAAGAACGAATTTGAAGGACTAACATTTCCTAGCAATCAAGCCGGAGGGCCACGGACGATTTCCGGCGAACAAATTCTGAGAGATCGATGGCAAGTGGAGATGGGTGTCTCCAAGTGGGTTGATCTTGCCATTTTGCTTGGAATGGTGGTTCTATACAGAATTTTGTTCTTGGTTATTATCAAGACCACGGAGAAGATAAAACCTATTATTACAGCTATTGTATCGGTACCTCCCAAGCAAACAACACAAATCATGGAAATCCCCTTAACTACACCTTTGCATGGGGATCAATCTGTAGTCTAGGAGGATCAAATCGCTTATGTTAGCGAGCATTGAAGAGTAAATTTACTCTGCTTGCTACACAGTACTTAAGCTAGTATCAAGCTCAGCACCTTTTCCTTTATTAATGTCTTGGCTAATAAAATTCTGTTGCAAGCTCTCAATTTGTTCTCTAATATTAGGTTTACAAAGTTGCAGACGAGACCAATATGGGAGCTTAAGGGCTAGCTTCTTTCAAGAAGCTATGCTTGGAGCTTTTAGTCCAACCTCTTAAAGACAATGTAGAGGTTTAGTGTATTGTTAAGGTCTTGGCTGATTGCGaatatatcttaatatatatatgtaaaggCAGAAAATTTAAATCGATGTTAAGGTCTCAACTGATTGCacgtaaattttaaaatctctctatttaaatttttatgtggcttgaatttaaaattaactatataaaaattattttaaatatggcCTAGTCGACTTGATTAGTTTAAAGATACCTTAAccaactaatttaaaaaaatctaataataaaattaatatataaaacctCTCAACTTGAATCTTTGCAcaacttgaatttaaaattaaatcataagaGAATTGCGTTGatgtaattaatttgaattggtcaatttaaagaaaagacgagagatgaaaaaaaaaaagagcttttactgtttatataaaaatcctgtattttatttgatatgtcATTTCGTTTGTTTTTTGCAATGAAAAACTATTTACAATTTATGTAAATCCCAATTTGTTTATTTagtatagaaattaaaaaaaaaattattttatttttttcaattctattaaattttttaaaagcgtttttaaaacacaaaaataattagGTTTTTAGCCTCTTGGCCTTGGATTGAATAAGGAGATTGATATGTTTGGTGGATggtcagtaaaaaaaaaagtagtagtaatatatatatattttttaatttaatgatagatttatttttcaatattactCTACTAGCTAGTTCTTCACaacaaaaaaagaggaggaagaaaataaagatgatttttattttatactgtagattttttttaatatatcaccaATTTTATCTCCAGCTAGTACTTCAAAAAGTTTGGAAAttcaaagaattttattttcttgagttGGTACTTTTTATACTTTGGTCATCCTTAATTTGATCCTTTGTCCTTCAAGTTGCATTTTGTGCAAATTTCAAAGTACtacttttagaaaaataattattaaaagttatgtaaaatataatttttaagtacatatatttttttagaataagtTCTTAAGTATATATGGTGataaattaaaggatgaatTACTAGtggaaagatatataaaaattgaaattggtaGTATTAGTAATGataggaaacaaaaacaaatatagttaaAGGTACTTGGTAACTCTTTCATAATCACTATCccaaataatactttttataaggCTATTTTTTTTCCGaacatagttttttaaataaataaaaaatataaaaaattaatttaaaaaagattatggaTTGTTTGTCACTAAATTAACtcggattaattatttttattaaaagaataacattttgttttttctttaatattttatattaaaaaatcatctagaTAAACAACAGTTTTGTTGTGCCAATATATTATCCTACTCAACTAAAACTTCATCCAgtagatttgaattttaaatttttcaaatcaatctaACAGATCAAACATGATTAATAGCTATGATAAAAATCCAACGACATTGTTAGCAACTGCTTGCTTGTCTGATTTTATATTGCCTAGTTTTCATTTGCCAAAGATTTccttgtgtctttttttttttcttttattatagtGGCGGCCTTGTTCTTGCTAGATTTTATGATGAACCATCTTATATCTCTCTCAAACTACATCTGCTGACACCGAATGGTGTTAGCAAATCCCAAGCTGTGGGAATAGGAAACTGACAAAGCTAGCATGGGCTTGCTGCGAgggtttttgtcttttttcttctttttttcatcgcTGTGTTTATAAACACATCATTTCTTTCTAATTTGATTGTTGCTTTCCATTTTGCTTTTTTGCTGCAGAAAATATCTCTGTGGTAGGATGGAGACTGATCTAGAAACTAACGTTTCTGTTGAAAATCTTACaccttttacacacacacacatgaggTGGCATGCCAGCGCACTGCCGctagcttatatatatatatatataacaagtttGCATGCTTATGAATTATGACTGATGGAGCCATGGAAGGTTGCCAAGCCGATAAATGAATACACAAATAACACGAAACTATCAACCACCTTTGAAGGGACTGAAGGAGATAACAAGAGGCTCACAGGAGTTTTAAGGTCATCCATCCATCATAGTTGTCCCACCAAATGacccaaaacaatttaaataaatgaatcacagctttgtttatatataaactattatatttagtaactattttatttaatgtgcccccaccccttttttttatctttttagatgTGGACCAATTAAAAGATTGatattatatgatattattattttcaacacCATAAACAAGAACAGCTTGAGCTGAAAAATGATAGATTGGAAAATATGAAGTCTCTTACAAaataaagcatatatatatatatatgaaatctcACAAAATACGAAAATGATAGATTGCAATATACATATACACACAGAGAAAGCACCAAAATATGAAAATGACACCATCTTGTCGTGAGAAAATTTACTTCCTCTGAAGTCTGAGCTTGTTCTATATAGTCAGTACTCAGTACACGCAAAACACATTTGGGTGGGGGCGGCTAAAACTCTCCATCGAAGAGCAGTTACTGCCAAGTTATTGACATCAACTCCCTTTCGTGTGAATGGTACAAATTGGTAGGAATTGATTGTAAGCTGCTAGAGAGTTTGATACAAATCGTATTTGAAGTCTcgtacaaaaatttaaatttcaaaacctGACTTCTAACAAGACCTCTAAGGACcctaaaaaacacttaataataataataaaaaaaaaattaacatgctgATGGTTAGATTTTGTTCTAATCACCAGGTCGATTCAAGTTTTTGACTGGATtagtccatttatttttttaaaaaaaacatacaccAGTCTAGGCTTTATATAGATTGAGTAACGAGTTGATTTATTGAGTCAGTATAGGTTTTAAAACAATACATTAAAGGATTATGAGTTTCAAtcccatttgataaaattaaaaattaaatataaaataataatatgtttgtataaattttaagttttttaaaaaatttcacttgagaatatatgttaaaaagattaatataaaatttaatactcacctaataacttaattctttggattaaaatttttttttttgacataaatTAGCCCTTATAATCTAATAAaactaataacaaaaatactaaaaagcaTGAGAAATTCATCACCCCCCTCATATTTCTCTATTCACCACTACAATGTGGTGATCATTTTatcattctcataaaaaaaataaatgtatttggattaaaagtattttgataattttatataattcataagtaattattgatttatttggtgtatttttatccttgtatttttgtCTAATAAATCCCTACATTATTCAATACGATTATAACTAGAATTCTTTGTTATGCCgaaaatctataaaatatttcttctaAATACATCaagctatatataaataatttattaaaaaacaatagccTTGTTGCACCAAAATTAATCTGAAATACCTTATCATTAATAAGCTTTGCGCGTGCACcacaaaattaatctaaaataccTTATAGTCTACAGACTATAATTTATGATGTCTTCGAGAAGGGTttgcaataattttataaagtaatGCTTTATCTTTAATCCAACAACTTGTTGAACTAAACACAACTTAAGTTATATTCTATATTGAATATGGTGAgaattaatttggtcaaatctaATAAATTAGTGAATTAATATGTGACCCAATCAAAATATGAGAGagattcaattttaatttttttttttaaaattatttagattaatacATCGATGaaagattgaattttatatagcCATGCTTAACAAGACTTTGTTTTGTAATTGGCTACTTGTGATGAGTAACATCAATTGCAGTTTTCATTCATTTACTGTGCCTTTATTCGGTGCAAAATAGTCAGTGTGGACTCATTTAATGATGGATTGCCTAGATATTTATGAACGTGTGGCCTTGATGTAATTGGCCACTACTCGatgtaagagaaaaacaaattatacgGAGAAAGGTTACACCAGCCAAACACATCCTACCACATCAATTTCGACCAAGATTGTGACAAAAACGTTACAATTGAAAATACATGATTAacggatgatttttttttttctaatttgactTTATTaagcaattgaaaataaaataggtTGTTACCTTGAAATTGTATAAATAGATAACAAATTAGGATTTTCAAgttgataagttaatttttgGACGCTAAATTTTCAGGAAACGTAAGCATTAATATATAAGTAGTTAGTTTgagaattttgattaatttaaggAGTATATTTGGATCCTTTTATGTTTCCTTAgaaacaatatgattgattatgttctaattaaaaataaataaaattttttatatattttttttccagtataTTTCAAGGGAATATTTTCATTGGtaaaatttattgtaatttaccgacgaaaatatttcgttaatatttttttttgtatttatcaattttctaataGTAGTTGTTGACTAACCCAAagtatcaattttatataataagttTTAAGATGTATATATTGTTGAAAGATTAACCTAGATTGATAAACATGTTATATGGTTTACTAGCTACTTGGTCTGTGCTTTACTGTGAGTTGgatataacaaaaattaacacaaaaacataaatatgcaAGTGTTTCTGACGTgttttttgacattaaaaataataataattgtaaaagaCCAAcatatgcatttaattaaataaatcaagaattatttatgttaaagaaAGTCAATAATGGTACCCACAAATTGAACTGGAAAGTTGAAAGATCGATGTAGATGAACAATAAAAGTCTCCTAAACTTTTTTAGAAGAGAGTTACTGTTAAGGAGATAGAGATTGTTATATATTTGAGtgctaactcttttttttttttttttatgtttttcaagagttttgTATTGTACTTTGTATTGTTAAATAAtacatttagtttatttatttattt
This genomic interval from Populus alba chromosome 1, ASM523922v2, whole genome shotgun sequence contains the following:
- the LOC118055364 gene encoding LOW QUALITY PROTEIN: ABC transporter G family member 1-like (The sequence of the model RefSeq protein was modified relative to this genomic sequence to represent the inferred CDS: deleted 1 base in 1 codon) produces the protein MSSLPYPSKQSSASDHRLNYQSTSLRYNQEIKATLEVKTVVPPPSSRGGGEGAATDHNGVFLTWEDLWVTVSNGKKGSKSILQGLTGYAQPGELLAIMGPSGCGKSTLLDTLAGRLGSSTRQTGDILINGHKQRLAYGTSAYVTQDETLITTLTVKEAVYYSAQLQLPDSMSRAEKKERAEVTIREMGLQDAMNTRIGGWGSKGLSGGQKRRVSICIEILTHPKLLFLDEPTSGLDSAASYYVMSRIVRFDRKDENRRTVIASIHQPSGEVFQLFDSLCLLSAGKVVYFGPASQANEFFALNGFPCPTLQNPSDHFLKTINKDFETDPEQGLEDEITAEVAINTLTKAYKSSDHYQQVKRLVTEICEKDCGTLEERSHSSFLTQCLVLTRRSFVNMYRDLGYYWLRVAIYVSLALGLATLFYNLGSDNDSIQDRGSLLMFIASFLTFMTIGGFPSFVEDMKVFERERLNGHYGATAFVFGNTFSAFPYLLLISVIPGAITYYLPGLHKGYEHFIYFVLVLFACMMLVESLMMTVASMVPNFLMGIITGAGIQAFMVLSGGFFRLPNDLPQPFWKYPMYYIAFHKYAYQGMFKNEFEGLTFPSNQAGGPRTISGEQILRDRWQVEMGVSKWVDLAILLGMVVLYRILFLVIIKTTEKIKPIITAIVSVPPKQTTQIMEIPLTTPLHGDQSVV